From one Rattus rattus isolate New Zealand chromosome 15, Rrattus_CSIRO_v1, whole genome shotgun sequence genomic stretch:
- the Pou4f3 gene encoding POU domain, class 4, transcription factor 3: MMAMNAKQPFGMHPVLQEPKFSSLHSGSEAMRRVCLPAPQLQGNIFGSFDESLLARAEALAAVDIVSHGKNHPFKPDATYHTMSSVPCTSTSPTVPISHPAALTSHPHHAVHQGLEGDLLEHISPTLSVSGLGAPEHSVMPAQIHPHHLGAMGHLHQAMGMSHPHAVAPHSAMPACLSDVESDPRELEAFAERFKQRRIKLGVTQADVGAALANLKIPGVGSLSQSTICRFESLTLSHNNMIALKPVLQAWLEEAEAAYREKNSKPELFNGSERKRKRTSIAAPEKRSLEAYFAIQPRPSSEKIAAIAEKLDLKKNVVRVWFCNQRQKQKRMKYSAVH; this comes from the exons ATGATGGCCATGAACGCCAAGCAGCCTTTCGGCATGCACCCCGTACTGCAAGAACCCAAATTCTCCAGCCTGCACTCCGGCTCTGAGGCCATGCGCCGAGTTTGTCTCCCAGCCCCGCAG CTGCAGGGTAATATATTTGGAAGCTTTGATGAGAGCCTGCTGGCACGCGCCGAAGCTCTGGCGGCGGTGGATATCGTCTCCCACGGCAAGAACCATCCGTTCAAGCCCGACGCCACCTACCATACCATGAGCAGCGTGCCCTGCACGTCCACCTCGCCCACGGTGCCCATCTCCCACCCGGCTGCACTCACCTCGCACCCGCATCACGCGGTACATCAGGGCCTCGAGGGCGACTTACTGGAGCACATCTCGCCCACGCTGAGCGTGAGCGGCCTAGGGGCCCCGGAGCACTCCGTGATGCCGGCGCAGATCCACCCGCATCATCTAGGCGCCATGGGCCACTTGCATCAGGCCATGGGCATGAGTCACCCGCATGCCGTAGCACCTCACAGTGCCATGCCTGCGTGTCTCAGCGATGTGGAGTCAGACCCTCGAGAGCTGGAAGCGTTCGCCGAGCGCTTCAAGCAGAGGCGCATCAAGTTGGGGGTAACCCAGGCGGACGTGGGCGCGGCTTTAGCCAATCTTAAGATCCCCGGCGTGGGCTCTCTCAGCCAGAGCACCATCTGCAGGTTCGAGTCTCTTACCCTGTCGCACAACAACATGATCGCGCTCAAGCCGGTCCTCCAGGCCTGGCTGGAGGAGGCCGAGGCCGCCTACCGAGAGAAGAACAGCAAGCCGGAGCTCTTCAACGGCAGTGAGCGTAAGCGCAAACGCACGTCCATCGCCGCGCCAGAGAAGCGCTCACTCGAAGCCTATTTCGCCATCCAGCCACGTCCTTCATCTGAAAAGATCGCGGCCATCGCTGAGAAACTGGACCTTAAAAAGAATGTGGTGAGGGTCTGGTTCTGTaaccagagacagaaacaaaaacgaATGAAGTACTCTGCTGTCCACTGA